In one Corallococcus sp. EGB genomic region, the following are encoded:
- the serS gene encoding serine--tRNA ligase, which translates to MLDLRNVAQNFDAVVARLKTRGGSLDLGPFQTLFTERRDLYVSMESLAARRNAANEEMKRKAKEDPAAMEKLRGELRGVSQEIKEKETRLKEVEEELNRILLIIPNVPHESVPVGASADDNVQVKVWGEKPHLLFTPKQHFELGESLGMLDFERAAKVSGSRFTFYKGALARLERALVTFMIDVHTSKGYTELLPPYLVLRETMMGTGQLPKFEDDAFKTSGDPERFLIPTAEVPVTNYHADEILEGEQLPIRYCAFSPCFRAEAGAAGRDTRGLIRQHQFHKVELVKFSQPDKSLDELEAMTDDACDILRRLGLHHRVMLLCTGDMGFGARKTYDIEVWLPGQGAYREISSCSDCGDFQARRAKIRFRPQKGDKPQMVHTLNGSGLAVGRTSIAILENYQREDGSVAIPEALVPYMGGVKELRPL; encoded by the coding sequence ATGCTGGACCTCCGGAATGTTGCGCAGAACTTCGATGCGGTCGTCGCCCGACTGAAGACGCGGGGCGGCAGCCTGGACCTCGGCCCCTTCCAGACGCTCTTCACCGAGCGCCGCGACCTCTACGTCTCCATGGAATCGCTGGCTGCGCGCCGCAACGCCGCCAACGAGGAGATGAAGCGCAAGGCCAAGGAGGACCCGGCCGCCATGGAGAAGCTGCGCGGCGAGCTGCGCGGCGTCTCCCAGGAGATCAAGGAGAAGGAGACCCGCCTCAAGGAAGTGGAGGAGGAGCTCAACCGCATCCTGCTGATCATCCCCAACGTGCCCCACGAATCCGTCCCGGTGGGCGCGAGCGCGGACGACAACGTCCAGGTGAAGGTCTGGGGTGAGAAGCCCCACCTCCTCTTCACGCCCAAGCAGCACTTCGAGCTGGGCGAGTCGCTGGGCATGCTCGACTTCGAGCGCGCCGCGAAGGTCTCCGGCAGCCGCTTCACCTTCTACAAGGGCGCCCTGGCCCGGCTGGAGCGCGCGCTCGTCACGTTCATGATCGACGTGCACACGTCCAAGGGCTACACGGAGCTGCTCCCGCCCTACCTCGTGCTGCGCGAGACGATGATGGGCACCGGCCAGCTGCCCAAGTTCGAGGATGACGCCTTCAAGACGTCCGGCGACCCCGAGCGCTTCCTCATCCCCACCGCGGAAGTCCCCGTGACGAACTACCACGCGGACGAAATCCTGGAGGGCGAGCAGCTTCCCATCCGCTACTGCGCCTTCAGCCCGTGCTTCCGCGCGGAGGCCGGCGCCGCGGGGCGCGACACGCGCGGCCTCATCCGCCAGCACCAGTTCCACAAGGTGGAGCTCGTGAAGTTCTCCCAGCCGGACAAGAGCCTGGACGAACTGGAGGCCATGACGGACGACGCGTGCGACATCCTCCGCCGGCTGGGGCTGCACCACCGCGTGATGCTCCTGTGCACCGGCGACATGGGCTTCGGCGCGCGCAAGACCTACGACATCGAGGTCTGGCTGCCGGGCCAGGGCGCGTACCGGGAGATTTCGTCCTGCTCGGACTGCGGCGACTTCCAGGCCCGCCGCGCGAAGATTCGCTTCCGCCCCCAGAAGGGGGACAAGCCGCAGATGGTGCACACCCTCAACGGCAGCGGGCTGGCCGTGGGGCGCACGAGCATCGCCATCCTGGAGAACTACCAGCGGGAGGACGGAAGCGTCGCCATCCCGGAGGCGTTGGTGCCGTACATGGGCGGCGTGAAGGAATTGCGCCCCCTGTAG